AATAGTACTAGTGAATCAGTTCAGGAAAGCAGTAGAATCAGAATTATTAGAATTACCAGCTGGAAAGCTTGAACATGGAGAAGAGCCAATACAGTGTGCTGCTAGAGAATTGAAAGAAGAAACAGGTTATGAAAGTTCTCAATTAGAGTTTGTATCGGAGTTTTATACATCACCAGGATTCTGCAATGAAAAAATATTTTTATATATTGCAAAGGGACTTATAGAAGGAGAAGCTACACCTGATGATGGTGAATATATTGATATTAAGAAAATAAAGATAAAAGATTTAGATAAAATAATAGCTGAAGGAAAAATAATAGATGCAAAGACTCTAATAGGAGCTTTAACTGTGAAATCTCAATATACAGATTTAAAATAAGCTTTTAGGAAAGTAATAATATCCCCCTTACGAGCATAGTAATTGATAAGAGGCTTGTATTAGAAAGGGGGATATTTTAATCTTGAAAATAACAGAAAATTTGAAAAAACATATAAGAGACAATATAATTCTTTACTTTATATTAGTTTTGTCACTTATGATAGGAATAGCATCTGGTGCTATAACTATAAATATGTTGAATCCCACACAAAAAAAGGAACTTATAGATTTTCTGAATTCTTTTTTTAGAGTATTAAATACCAATATAGATAACTCTGTATTGTTAAAGCATTCACTTGAAAACAATATATATATTTTTTTAATAGTGTTAATTTTAGGAATAAGTATTATAGGAGGACCTCTTATACTAGGAGTTGTTTTACTAAGAGGATTTATAATAGGTTTTACAGTTGGATTTTTAGTAAAAGAAGTTGGTATGAAAGGTGTTTTATTTTCGACTTTAGTAATT
The nucleotide sequence above comes from Gottschalkia purinilytica. Encoded proteins:
- a CDS encoding NUDIX domain-containing protein → MGYEEKTMKSEKIYDGKVLSLRIDTVELPDKKYSKREIIEHPGAVAVIPVTEEDEIVLVNQFRKAVESELLELPAGKLEHGEEPIQCAARELKEETGYESSQLEFVSEFYTSPGFCNEKIFLYIAKGLIEGEATPDDGEYIDIKKIKIKDLDKIIAEGKIIDAKTLIGALTVKSQYTDLK
- the spoIIM gene encoding stage II sporulation protein M translates to MKITENLKKHIRDNIILYFILVLSLMIGIASGAITINMLNPTQKKELIDFLNSFFRVLNTNIDNSVLLKHSLENNIYIFLIVLILGISIIGGPLILGVVLLRGFIIGFTVGFLVKEVGMKGVLFSTLVIVPQNIFIIPWILIASAISLCFSLRIIKNKFNKSIKINLLNEMLRYSFIMTILSVLLVIGSFVESYITPMFMKLLN